Proteins from a genomic interval of Phalacrocorax aristotelis chromosome 3, bGulAri2.1, whole genome shotgun sequence:
- the CLDN20 gene encoding claudin-20: MASASLQFFAFILALFGVFGDITATLLPNWKVNADVGSNIITAITQMQGLWMDCTWYSTGMFSCTLKYSILSLPIYIQAARTTMVLSCILSAFGICITTVGMKCTKLGGDPDSKSHACFAGGVCFIIAGICGLVPTSWHMREIISNFLDQTIPESSKHEPGGAVYTGFISAGLLLIAGVIFCTSCLKKQHGAWIYPSKQHQFPSTEQESNAGYDLKDYV, encoded by the coding sequence ATGGCATCAGCAAGTCTGcagttctttgcttttattctggctttgtttggtgtttttggAGATATCACAGCCACTTTGCTACCAAACTGGAAGGTAAATGCAGATGTCGGTTCAAATATCATAACAGCTATAACACAGATGCAAGGACTTTGGATGGACTGCACCTGGTACAGCACTGGGATGTTTAGCTGCACCCTGAAATACTCcattctctctctccccatctACATCCAGGCTGCACGGACCACCATGGTACTGTCTTGTATCCTGTCAGCCTTTGGGATCTGCATCACTACAGTTGGAATGAAATGCACAAAGTTAGGAGGGGACCCTGACAGCAAAAGTCACGCTTGTTTTGCTGGAGGAGTCTGCTTCATTATTGCAGGAATCTGTGGATTAGTACCAACATCCTGGCACatgagagaaattatttcaaattttctgGACCAGACCATTCCTGAGAGCAGTAAACATGAACCAGGAGGAGCGGTTTATACAGGATTCATTTCAGCAGGGCTTCTGCTTATCGCAGGTGTGATCTTCTGCACTTCCTGTTTGAAAAAGCAGCACGGAGCATGGATATACCCTTCAAAGCAGCACCAGTTCCCATCTACAGAGCAGGAGAGCAATGCAGGTTATGACCTGAAGGACTATGTGTAA